The Candidatus Uhrbacteria bacterium DNA window TATTTTGCAATTGCGTCATCGAGAGAGCAGCCGCGACCATGTGGGTATTTGTTGGGAAGGGGGCCAAGTGCTTCACGCCTGTCTTGACCAGCAAGGCGTGTCGCTCGAGTCCAAAAAATCGGTACAAGAACGGTATGACATTCTCGGAACCACACGCATTCGATCTCACGAATAAGACGCAGAATATCCATGTTGTTGGCGCGAGCGGCGTGGAAGGCACGACGGTGCTCTTGTTTTTGCGACGCGAAGGCTTTCAAAACATCGTGGGACACGCTCTGTGTGCGAAAGAGTCGTTTGAAAAAGAAATTCTGCAGAGCCACGGTTTACAAGAGCCCGCTCAAAAAAACGAACTCCTCTCTCGTGTGCGTGCCGCTGCCGTGCCGCTTCACTGCGACACGGAGTATCTTTCTGGCGTTGAAGAGGCCGACATTATTTTTGTGCCGCAGTCGTGGGAACTCTATCCGGAGAATGCACGACTCGCGTCACTGCGCGAGCGTTTGCGTAACGTGATGCAATTATATGTGGCGCTGGCTCCGTGCAAAACCATCGGTGTGACAGGGAGTGATGGGAAGACAACGACCGCTCACCTTATTTGGCACATTCTCTTATCGGCAGGGAAACCCGCGTGGCTTTCGGGCAATTACCGTCACGGTCCGCATATGCTTGCAGAACTCTCCACGCTTGATCCGAACGGTTTTCTCGTTTTGGAAATCAGTAATCGCCACCTGAATTTTGGTCTTCCGAAGACCCCCAACATCGCGGTCATTACCAACGTTACGCAGAATCATTTGACGGAATATAAAGCGTTCGATGAATACATCGAGACAAAAGGGAGAATTCTTGGTTCGGGGACGGTGGCGGTGCTTAACGCCGATAACCCCATCACGGCGTGTTACCAAAACAAGAGACTCGCCAACCGTTTCTTATTTTCAAAGCATCTTGAGGTAAACGGCGCCTGTGTGCGTGGAGAAGAAATATGGATGCAGGATGAGTGCCTTCTTTCTCTCGCTGACATGCCGCTTGCAGGGGAACATAATGTGGAGAATGTGTTGGCCGCGGTTACTGCAGTGAAGCTTCTTGGTTTGTCGTCTGCAGAGATCAAAAAAGGCGTGCGGACATTTGCGGCGGTGAAAGAACGTCTGCAGTCGCTTGGGTTTGTGGACGAGCGGGAACTGATCAACGATTTGAGCGGGACGAGCATGGAGTCCACGCGGCGTGGGGTGAAAGCGTTTTCCGGACGACCATTGGCGGTGGTGCTTGGTGGTTCAACTAAAGGGGTGGATTATGCGCCGCTCGCGCAAACCCTGAAGGAGCAAGGTGTTGTGGTCTGTGGAGTGGAAAGTGAGGTAGCCGATGCACTTCGCACGCTTGGCGTCCCTCTTTCCACTTTTAACACGGCGCGTGAGGCGCTTGAAGACGCGCACAAAAAAACTCCACGCGGGGGAGCGATCCTTGTCTCGCCGGCTGGAGCGTTTTTTGCCTCGCGGTATCTCCCGCAGGGACTCGAGGCCGTTATTTCATCTCTTCAATGGCGCGTAGAGAAACAGGCTCAAGCGAAGTAAGCTCAAGCTCGGCGCCGCAATTCTCGCACACGGAAACGTGCCCCACGGATGGGTCCTCCGGCAACGCGATTTCGGCAGAACAGTCTGGGCAGGAAGGCATAGAAGGAATAGATAAATCTTGTCTGTGCTAGTATAGCGCGTATGTATCTTACCCCTCTAGAGGAGTCAAGAGATCTTGCGGAAGCGCTTGGCGTGGAGCGCATGTTTTTGAAGAGGGAGGATCAGACGCCGACCGGCTCGTTTAAGTATCGAAGCGCTCTCCGGCAGATAGAGGATATGGTGGAGCATGGAGAGCGTGCCGGGGTGGTTTCCTCTTCGGGGAATGCGGCAATCTCGCTTGCGCACGAGGCGAAAGCCCAGGGGGTCACGCTTTTTGCTTTTGTCCCGCCCAATCTTTCTTCTGCAAAGACGGCAGCGCTTTTGGCGTACGACCCTGTGGTGATTCAATCAACACGCGCCATGAGACTCGCGAACTATCTTGCGGCCCACTATCGCATACGCAATCTTCGTCCTTCGATAGACGATCGTGCGGTACTTGGGTTTGTCCCGCTTGGAGAAGAACTTGCCGAGCAGGTGGAGGAATACGGGGGAGTGGATGTAATCGTGAGTTTTTGCACAAGCGGGGCCAGCATGCTTGGCATGTGCCGTGGCTATCGTGCGGAACCGCGCCCAAAGTTTTTTGCCGCGAGGAACCTGTCGGTGGGGTGTTATGGGATTGAAAAGAGCCCTCGTCTTGCGGATGTTGCAGACGTTGCGGAACTTGTAGATGTCTCAGACGATGCCGTAGAGCGAACACAAAAGTTGCTCACGCGTGCGGGCATATGCGTTGCCAGAGAAGCGGCGGCGAGTCTTGCCATCGTTTTAGAGCGCCAGCTTAATGGGCGCATTCTATGGATCGTTTCTGGAAAGGATTGGGGTGTGGGAACCATGAATCCACAAGCCGCAAACCTCTATCGCGCAGAGACCTTTGAGGATGTTGACAGAATCTATGCAGAACATGCCCGCGTTTGAAGAACCTATTTTTGTTGTCCATCCGCATGACCTTTACTTGTGGGGTCTCGAGGAAGTGTTTCCAAACGCATGTTTTCTTGTAGACCAACCGGGGTGCCTTTCAACGATTGATTTATTTGAGTATGCAGATGTTACCCGGCGTATCCCAAAAAACTCTGCCGTTCTTGTTATGAAGCCAGCGCCCAAGCTCTCCAAGATAGCAGGGGATCGTGGGTGGAGACTTTGCGCGCCGTCGGTCGAGTTGAATCGTCGTTTTGAAAACAAGCTCACCATCAATAACGAATTTCTTGCGGTGCATTTGCCGACTCTCCCGTATCTCGTAAGCCCGCTTGAGAAGCTCTCGTATGCAGCGCTTCGTGAGCGGTTTGGCCCCCGTCTTGTTGTACAGAAAGAGCGAGGGCACGCAGGATCAAGCACGCATGGAGTCGGATCTCTGGAAGTCTTTGAGAATTTGAAGAAAGAAATTGCCTCCTTTCCCGCAAAGATAAGCCCGTGGTTGGAAGGAGAAACGTGGACATTGAACGGTGTTGTGACAAGATTTGGCACCCTTGTTTCGCGTCCATTTCTCCAGCTTCAAAATGTTGCGGCTTACGGAACATCGAATCCTTTTACGACGTGCGGGAATGCGCATGTTCCCATTGGGGATGAGTTGGCGCTTGAAATCATGGGGCAGGCGGAGCGGTTTGGCGCACATCTTCACCGGGAAGGATACAGCGGGTGGTTCGGTCTTGATGTGCTGGTGAAAGATGGAACTATCGTGGGGTGGATTGAGTGTAATCCGCGGCTCACGGCTTCGTGCGGAGTATTTTCCGCCATGCAAAAAGAGGCAGGGCAGACGCCCTTTGCGCTTCTTCACGTTCTCGAGACACTCGGAATCCCCTATACACTTGATCTTGTCCAGGAACAGCGACGTCTGGCGGATGGATTTATGGAATCGCATGTCGTGTTGCGCAACGAGAAATCAGAAACCATGAAATGTTCTTCTGTGCCGCCACGCACTCCGTGGAGCGTATTGCGCGGGGGGGAGAAGACGATGGTGGCAAGGGCTCCCGGCACAGAGGTTCCGCCGGGCGAGCCGTTTGCGGTGGTGTACAAACGCGGTCTCTTCTCGCCAGAGGAATTGGCAGGATTGCCTACATGTTAAAACGAAATCCCGCCAAGTAAGGGCGGGATGTGGAGAAAGAACGAGGAATTAGAGCGTTTGAATACCGACCTCGCCATCGAGAAAGCGGTGCATTTCTCCTTGCGTGGCGAGGTGCGCCAAGCGGGAGAGCGCCAGGTCTTCGCCGTTGTGCGGCGAGAGCGTTGCGAGTTCGTGGCGCATCTGCTCTTGCGTCTGCTCGAAGACGGTGTTGACGGCACGGCGGACGTCTTCATCGAGGGCAAGAATGTCCAGGACCTTGCCCGTTTCGGTCTGGCTGACACGCGCGGCCGCGACGAGATCGTCAAGGCTCTGGCGCGGGAAGTGCATACCCTTCGTGATGTAGGGCAGGAGCTCCGTGAAGCGCGACTCCTGCAGAACGAGGATGCGTGCCACAAGGCCGATGCGCGCGATCATCTTGCTCTTCTTTGAACGGGTGTCGGCGATGGTGGTCATGATTCGGCGGATCAAGGTTACACGGTCGCGAAAGGTTCGGGGCACGCCGCGTAAGCGGGTCCAGTACTGGTAGGCCTCGAAGGCTTCCCAGATGTGGCAGTGCCCGTAGTCCACTCGCAGAGGAAAGATGAGCCGAGAGATGCGCTCCTTCTTGTAGCGCAGGGCCATCTCTGCCATGAGCGTCGCGGCCTCCTCCATGTGCGTGTCGGCGAGGATGACGACGAACTCGTCGCCACCGTGCCGCACCCCGAAGTGGCGCAGAAGGAGGACGTTCTCTCCATGCTCGTCGTATCCCGTCGCGAGGCGTTCGGTGTCGAGGAAGCTCTGCAAGGTCGCGCCGAAGCGCTCCAGAACCTGGTCGCCCACCTCATGCCCGTAGGCATTGGCGAGCGCCAAGTAAGAGAGATCTCCCCAGATGAGCGTGGTGTTCATCGAGGCGATTTCCGCTGGCGTCAGGTTCTCGATCGGGAGTCCTCGCATGAGTTTTCCCGCCACGGGCGTGTCCATGAAGCGGCGGATGAGCGCGGCCAAGTGCGGCCAGAGCTCGTCGCGGCGGAACAGCCCAGTGAGACCGTCGCGCCGCCGCCGTTGGATCTCGGCGTCTTTCCGCTCCAGGTCTCTGTTGAGGCGCTCGACCTCTTTTTCTTCTGCGAGGATTCTGTCCTCGAGTTCTCGAATGCGCGCGTGAGCTTCGAGCAGGGTCGTCGGTAGAGTATCCACAGAATCTCCGATGGGTACGAAGAAAAGGCCGTGGGGCCTTTTGAAGGGAACGACCGAGGGACTCGGTCAGCGCTTGGGAATGGACGACGGGGACTTGCTCCCCGTGTCTCGTCGGTCGTCGCGGTTGGGCGGCGGCAGGCGCACGGGGCGGCTCCGCAAGTCCGCCGCGAGTTCTTCCACGACATCGGCGTGGCTTGGGCGAACGAGGAACGGATCGAAGGGTCGTTGGCTTGGCATGGATCCTCCAGGGTGAAACCCGCCATGAAGCTACCTTGTTTTTTGAATCTCGTCAATCCCGTCTGTTCAACACTAGGTGTCGGACAATAAAATAAAAAAACAAGAGAGCACCGAAGTGCTCTCGAGGGAGAAGGATCAAAGAAACAGGAGCGGCCACCGGGAGCGTTACACGCGCTCCGGGGGGGGAGGGTTGGCGAGCGCGCTTGGCGCTTCCCAGTGGCCGTCCTGTTTTTGCCCCGCGCATGGTTGCGGGTGACCGGCGGGGCTCGCCGAGACGCCGTGTTGGGGCCGCGCGGTCCCGGCTGCTGCTCCCATACCACCACACCCATCTTCCTTTGTCAACGCGCGGCAAAACAGGTATCATTTCGTCACTATGTTCGTCACGGTCCTCGTGTTCATTGCCGTTCTTTCCCTCCTCGTTTTTGCGCATGAGTTTGGTCACTTTCTTATGGCGCGGCGGGCAGGGATGAAGGTAGAAGAATTTGGCTTCGGATTTCCCCCACGATTGTTTGGGATGCGTCGTGGTGCCACCCTCTACTCCATTAACGCAATCCCGCTTGGTGGCTTTGTGAAAATAAAAGGGGAGAGCGGGGACTATGCCGAGGAAGGGGACAGCTTTGCCCACAAATCAGTCTTTGTCCGTTTTAGCGTACTCGTCGCAGGTGTGGCGATGAATGTGATTTTAGCATTTGTTCTTCTCTCGGTTGGGTTTGCGACAGGACTTCCCTCGGTGGTAGACGACACGCTTCCCGCAAGCGCGCGCGTGCACGGGGAGGCGACGCGCATTGTAGAAGTTCTTCCGGAGAGTCCCGCAGACCGCGCAGGAATAAAAGTGGCCGATGAGCTTGTCATGATAGACAATCAGCTTTTTTCAACCACCGAAATGGCCTACAGCTATTTAGCTCGCGCAGAGGAGCCCGTGGAGCTTTTGCTCCGCCGTGGGGAAACGCACGTGCGCCTCACGCTGACAAAAGAAGAGATTGCCGGTGTGGAAGGTTCCGTGATCGGCGTGGTGCTTATGCGTTCGGGGATCGTGTCATACCCGGTTCCTTCAGCAGTTGCTCACGGGGCTGTGGCGACGGGGCAACTCACGCGGAGTATTGTCGTGGGGTTTTGGGACCTTCTCCGCTCGCTCGTGAACGCCAAGCCTGTACCCTTTGAAGTCTCTGGGCCTGTGGGGATTGCGGTTATGACAGGCGAGGTTGCGCGTCTTGGCATCCCCTACCTTATTCAATTTACCGCCCTCCTCTCCCTTAATCTGGCAGTGCTGAACATTCTGCCGATCCCCGCTCTCGATGGCGGGCGGATCTTCTTTCTTCTCATCGAGGCTGTACGCGCGCGGCGTGTGAGCGCGCATGTTGAGACCGTTGTGCATAATCTCGGGTTCCTTCTTCTTTTGCTTCTTGTCGTGCTGGTGACGTATCGTGATCTTGTGCGGCTTGGCCGCGAACTTTTTGGTGCCTTTACTTCTGCCTAGCATATGGAAGACCTGTTTATCTCGATGACGGAAGAGGGGAAAAAACTTTTTGCGCAGGCGAATTCCGCCGAAGCGCTTGAGCATGCGCGTGTCGCGGTGCTTGGCCGCAAAGGGATGCTGACGCAGGCGATGGATAAGCTTAACGTGACCTCTCCCGAAGAGCGTAAGGCATTTGGCCAAGCGGCCAATACCGCAAAGACGGAACTCGCGCGTGCTTTTGAAGAGGCCGCGTCGCGTCTAGGCAAAGCAGAGAAAGCGTCGCTCGGAAAAGAAGAGTGGATCGACGTGACGCTTCCCGGCACGGCGCCGAGGGCAGGTCATCTTCATATTGTTTCGCAGACGATTGCCGAAGTGGAGAAAATTTTTGCGCGCATCGGCTTCACGCGCTATCCCGTGCCCGAAGTGGATTGGGATTACTACGCGTTTGAGGCTCTTAACATGCCCCCCGATCACCCGGCGCGTGATAATTGGGAAACATATTTTCTGGACGTGCCGGAAGGGCCAAAGGGGAAGCTGCTTGCTACGCCACATCCCTCGAACAATCAGGTGCGTCTTATGGAAACATTGAAACCGCCATTCCGCGCGCTTTATATTGGGAAGGCTTATCGGCGACAGTCGGACGTTTCTCATGTGCCGATTCATCACCAATTTGAGACGGAGGTGATTGACAAGCAAGCGACGTTTACCGAGTTGAAAGGGGTCATCGAGTTTTTTGTGTACGAATACTTTGGACGCAATCGGAAAATTCGTCTGCGCCCGCATCACTTCCGCTTTACCGAGCCGAGTTTCGAGATTGATATTAACTGTGCGGTCTGTGGCGGGAGTGGTTGTCGCTTGTGTAAGCAAGGATGGCTTGAACTTGCCGGAGCGGGCATGACACATCCGAACGTGCTTCGTGCCGGCGGGCTTGATCCGAAGATCTATCGTGGTTTTGCGTTTGCATTTGGTGTTGAACGCGTCCTTATGATGCGCGATGGAATCCGCTTGCCAGATATGCGTGAGTTGTATAAGAACGATTTGCGATTCTTGAAACAGTTTTAGCGTATGAACATCCTTGCTCCCTATTCTTGGATCAAAGACTATCTGAAGAACCCGGCCGCGCCGGAGGAATTTGCCAAACGCATGTCCGCATCGGGTATGTCGGTCGAGTACCGGCATGAACTCACGGAACGTTTTGCCCACATTGTTGTGGGGCGCATCAAAGACGTGCGTGCGCATCCTACGGCGGATCGACTTCGGCTTGTGGACGTGGATGTGGGAGAGAAGACGGTGCAAGTTGTGTGCGGAGGGACAAACGTTGCTCCGGGTCTCTCCGTGGCCGTTGCTCTTCCGGGGGCTCATGTGCGTTGGCATGGAGAGGGGGAACTCGTAACGATCGAAGAGACAGAAATCCGTGGCGAGAAAAGTCACGGCATGATTTGCGCAGCCGACGAGATCGGGTTTGAAAAACTCTCCCAGCCTGACGGAGCTATTTGGGACATCTCGGTACTGACGTCTGCCGAGCCGGGTACGTTGGCGGCAGAGGCGCTTGACCTTGACGACACGTTGTTTGATATCGAAGTCACGACAAATCGCCCCGATGCAATGAGCATGGTGGGGCTTGCACGAGAGGCGGGAGCCGTGGAGGCTGGACAATTTGTGTGGAAGCCCGATCCCCAGATCCCAGAGGCCGAGGAGATTTCTTTGTCGGTACATGTTCGCGAACCCGCACTCTGCCCGCGGTATCAAGGCATCGTGCTTGACGGCGTGAAGATCGAACCTTCGCCCTGGTGGCTTCAAAAACGGCTCCTGCTTGCCGGGCACCGTCCGATTAACGTGGTGGTGGACGTCACGAACTATGTGCTGCACGCGTACGGCCAGCCCATGCATGCCTTCGACTACGATAAACTTTCTGGCGGAGAAATTGTTGTGCGCCGCGCACAAAAAGGGGAGCATCTTATGGCGCTCAATGGAAATGCTTACGAACTTAAGCCTGACAATCTCGTGATTGCCGATGCAACGCACCCTGTTGCGGTGGCTGGCGTGATGGGTGGACAAGAAACGGGAGTGTCAGAGGCGACAACGCGCGTGGTGCTTGAGTGCGCCACCTTCGAGCCGGTGCAGGTGCGTCGCACAGCTCGCGCCCTCAATCTTTTCTCGGACTCCCAACTGTTGTTTGAGAAAGGTCTTTCCACCGAAGCGCCGCCATTTGCGCTCTCCTGTGCGGTGGAGATGTTACAGGAGTTGGCGGGAGCACGCGTGGCGAGCCGGCTTGTGGACATCCGTGAAGAGGCCTACCACCCGCTCACATTTCCCTACAGCGCGGACGAGGTGAATGATCGTTTGGGTTACGAGATTCCTCCGCATGAGCAGCGCCGGATTCTTGAATCGCTCGGATTTGAATTTGTAAACGAGGAAGGCTCCCCTATGCTCCGCGTGCCGTTTTGGCGCGACCATGATATTGAGGAAAGCGTGGATTTTACCGAGGAAGTGGCGCGCGTCTTTGGCTACGCGAATCTGCCGGCGACCCTGCCGCGTGCGCCGGTGCAGCCCGATGTCTGGAGCCCCGTTCTCTATTGGAATGAGCAGGCAAAAGAAATTATGGGGCAGGCGGGAGCCACGGAGCTTTATCATTATTCGTTTGCCAGCGAAGAGGACCTGCGTGATTTCGGCCATATGCCATCCGACGCGCTTGCATTTGTGAATCCACTCTCGGAAGATCAAAAATATCTGCGCGTCTCTCTCATCCCAAGTGTGCTCCGGACGATCGAGCGCAACCAGGGTGCTACTTCTTCTGAGCGCGTGTTTGAACTTGCTGCCGTGTATATACCGCGAATGGGAGATTTGCCCCGCGAAGAGACACGACTTGTTTACGCCGGCTACGGACGGGAGGCCAACGATTTTCTTTCTGCGAAAGGAGTACTCGAGCGCTTGCTTGGAGCCATGGGGATCGTCGGGTGGACGTTTGAACGCTTGACGGATGACCCACACTGGCATCCTGGCCGGAGTGCCTGCATAAAGAAGGGAGGGGTGACACTTGGCGTGCTAGGTGAAATGGCGCCGGATGTGCAAAAGCGTTTTGGTATACACGAGCGCGTAACGCTGTTCGAGCTTGATATGCCGCAACTTGTGCCGCTGGCAAATAAAACAAAGATGTTCAGCGCTTTGCCGCAGTTTCCAAGCGTGAAACGTGACGTGGCGTTTGTGATTGAGCGCACCGTAGAGCACCGCGCCATACAGGAAGCGTTGGCCGGAGCGCACCCGCTTCTGCGCGAAAGCGAGATGTTTGATGCCTATGAAGGGGAGGGGATCGAGAAAGGGAAAAAGTC harbors:
- a CDS encoding phenylalanine--tRNA ligase subunit beta; its protein translation is MNILAPYSWIKDYLKNPAAPEEFAKRMSASGMSVEYRHELTERFAHIVVGRIKDVRAHPTADRLRLVDVDVGEKTVQVVCGGTNVAPGLSVAVALPGAHVRWHGEGELVTIEETEIRGEKSHGMICAADEIGFEKLSQPDGAIWDISVLTSAEPGTLAAEALDLDDTLFDIEVTTNRPDAMSMVGLAREAGAVEAGQFVWKPDPQIPEAEEISLSVHVREPALCPRYQGIVLDGVKIEPSPWWLQKRLLLAGHRPINVVVDVTNYVLHAYGQPMHAFDYDKLSGGEIVVRRAQKGEHLMALNGNAYELKPDNLVIADATHPVAVAGVMGGQETGVSEATTRVVLECATFEPVQVRRTARALNLFSDSQLLFEKGLSTEAPPFALSCAVEMLQELAGARVASRLVDIREEAYHPLTFPYSADEVNDRLGYEIPPHEQRRILESLGFEFVNEEGSPMLRVPFWRDHDIEESVDFTEEVARVFGYANLPATLPRAPVQPDVWSPVLYWNEQAKEIMGQAGATELYHYSFASEEDLRDFGHMPSDALAFVNPLSEDQKYLRVSLIPSVLRTIERNQGATSSERVFELAAVYIPRMGDLPREETRLVYAGYGREANDFLSAKGVLERLLGAMGIVGWTFERLTDDPHWHPGRSACIKKGGVTLGVLGEMAPDVQKRFGIHERVTLFELDMPQLVPLANKTKMFSALPQFPSVKRDVAFVIERTVEHRAIQEALAGAHPLLRESEMFDAYEGEGIEKGKKSMAWHVEFRADDRTLTSEEVERALSTVTQMLEKQFRVTMRT
- a CDS encoding ATP-grasp domain-containing protein, which gives rise to MPAFEEPIFVVHPHDLYLWGLEEVFPNACFLVDQPGCLSTIDLFEYADVTRRIPKNSAVLVMKPAPKLSKIAGDRGWRLCAPSVELNRRFENKLTINNEFLAVHLPTLPYLVSPLEKLSYAALRERFGPRLVVQKERGHAGSSTHGVGSLEVFENLKKEIASFPAKISPWLEGETWTLNGVVTRFGTLVSRPFLQLQNVAAYGTSNPFTTCGNAHVPIGDELALEIMGQAERFGAHLHREGYSGWFGLDVLVKDGTIVGWIECNPRLTASCGVFSAMQKEAGQTPFALLHVLETLGIPYTLDLVQEQRRLADGFMESHVVLRNEKSETMKCSSVPPRTPWSVLRGGEKTMVARAPGTEVPPGEPFAVVYKRGLFSPEELAGLPTC
- a CDS encoding diguanylate cyclase gives rise to the protein MDTLPTTLLEAHARIRELEDRILAEEKEVERLNRDLERKDAEIQRRRRDGLTGLFRRDELWPHLAALIRRFMDTPVAGKLMRGLPIENLTPAEIASMNTTLIWGDLSYLALANAYGHEVGDQVLERFGATLQSFLDTERLATGYDEHGENVLLLRHFGVRHGGDEFVVILADTHMEEAATLMAEMALRYKKERISRLIFPLRVDYGHCHIWEAFEAYQYWTRLRGVPRTFRDRVTLIRRIMTTIADTRSKKSKMIARIGLVARILVLQESRFTELLPYITKGMHFPRQSLDDLVAAARVSQTETGKVLDILALDEDVRRAVNTVFEQTQEQMRHELATLSPHNGEDLALSRLAHLATQGEMHRFLDGEVGIQTL
- the pheS gene encoding phenylalanine--tRNA ligase subunit alpha, producing MEDLFISMTEEGKKLFAQANSAEALEHARVAVLGRKGMLTQAMDKLNVTSPEERKAFGQAANTAKTELARAFEEAASRLGKAEKASLGKEEWIDVTLPGTAPRAGHLHIVSQTIAEVEKIFARIGFTRYPVPEVDWDYYAFEALNMPPDHPARDNWETYFLDVPEGPKGKLLATPHPSNNQVRLMETLKPPFRALYIGKAYRRQSDVSHVPIHHQFETEVIDKQATFTELKGVIEFFVYEYFGRNRKIRLRPHHFRFTEPSFEIDINCAVCGGSGCRLCKQGWLELAGAGMTHPNVLRAGGLDPKIYRGFAFAFGVERVLMMRDGIRLPDMRELYKNDLRFLKQF
- the rseP gene encoding RIP metalloprotease RseP, which codes for MFVTVLVFIAVLSLLVFAHEFGHFLMARRAGMKVEEFGFGFPPRLFGMRRGATLYSINAIPLGGFVKIKGESGDYAEEGDSFAHKSVFVRFSVLVAGVAMNVILAFVLLSVGFATGLPSVVDDTLPASARVHGEATRIVEVLPESPADRAGIKVADELVMIDNQLFSTTEMAYSYLARAEEPVELLLRRGETHVRLTLTKEEIAGVEGSVIGVVLMRSGIVSYPVPSAVAHGAVATGQLTRSIVVGFWDLLRSLVNAKPVPFEVSGPVGIAVMTGEVARLGIPYLIQFTALLSLNLAVLNILPIPALDGGRIFFLLIEAVRARRVSAHVETVVHNLGFLLLLLLVVLVTYRDLVRLGRELFGAFTSA
- a CDS encoding PLP-dependent lyase/thiolase, yielding MYLTPLEESRDLAEALGVERMFLKREDQTPTGSFKYRSALRQIEDMVEHGERAGVVSSSGNAAISLAHEAKAQGVTLFAFVPPNLSSAKTAALLAYDPVVIQSTRAMRLANYLAAHYRIRNLRPSIDDRAVLGFVPLGEELAEQVEEYGGVDVIVSFCTSGASMLGMCRGYRAEPRPKFFAARNLSVGCYGIEKSPRLADVADVAELVDVSDDAVERTQKLLTRAGICVAREAAASLAIVLERQLNGRILWIVSGKDWGVGTMNPQAANLYRAETFEDVDRIYAEHARV